The Algiphilus sp. region TTCGTAGTCGATGGGGTTCGAGTAGCCCAGCTGGAGGTTCAGCTTGGCGCCCTGCGCCTGCGCGCGGTAGCCCACGCCGACAAGCTGCAGCTTGCGCTCGAAGCCGCTGGAGACCCCGGTGACCATGTTGTTGATGTTGGCGCGCACGGTGCCCGCCATCGCCGGATCCTTCTCGGCGCTGGCGTTGGAGACGCGCAGCTGGTCGCCCTCGAGCTCGACGTCCACACCGTCGTTCAGAGTCATGTTCAGCGTGGCCTTGCTGCCCTTGACCTGCACGTCGCGGCCGTTGATGGTGACCTCGACCCCCTTGGGGACCGTGATCGGCGCTTTAGCGACTCGGTACATGTTGCGATTTCCCGGAAATAGGAACGAATGAGCGTCGCGTCAGGCGACGTAGCAGAGGACTTCCCCGCCGATCCCCTCGGCACGCGCCTGGCGGTCGGTACGCAGCCCGCGCGAGGTCGAGACAATGGCGACGCCGAGGCCGCCCAGCACGCTGGGCAGGTCGTCCTTGCCGCGGAAGATGCGCAGCGACGGCTTGCTTGCGCGCTCGATGCGCTCGATGACCGGCTTGCCGCCGAAGTACTTCAGCGTCACCGTCACGATGGCTTCTGCCCCCTCACCGCTGACGGCGACGTCGGAGATGTAGCCCTCGGCCTTGAGCACCTCCGCGATGTGCAGCTTGAGCTTGGAGGCAGGCGCGGTGACGCTGCGCTTGCCCGCCGCCTGGCCGTTGCGGATGCGGGTGAGGAAGTCGCTGATGGGGTCGTTCATGCTCATGATT contains the following coding sequences:
- the rplF gene encoding 50S ribosomal protein L6; translated protein: MYRVAKAPITVPKGVEVTINGRDVQVKGSKATLNMTLNDGVDVELEGDQLRVSNASAEKDPAMAGTVRANINNMVTGVSSGFERKLQLVGVGYRAQAQGAKLNLQLGYSNPIDYELPEGVSVQTPTQTEIVLSGSDRQAVGQAAAEIRALRPPEPYKGKGVRYEGERIVMKEAKKK
- the rpsH gene encoding 30S ribosomal protein S8, with protein sequence MSMNDPISDFLTRIRNGQAAGKRSVTAPASKLKLHIAEVLKAEGYISDVAVSGEGAEAIVTVTLKYFGGKPVIERIERASKPSLRIFRGKDDLPSVLGGLGVAIVSTSRGLRTDRQARAEGIGGEVLCYVA